The proteins below are encoded in one region of Planifilum fimeticola:
- a CDS encoding bile acid:sodium symporter family protein, which produces MSPFFSVLRLIDRYFILWLLIVSCIAYFFPSPFTGISPWIPLLLGVVMFGMGTTLSAGDFRLILKQPVPVLIGIAAQYIIMPGTAFLIALLFRLPPDLAAGMILVGASPGGTASNVIVYLSKGDVPLSVTMTTVSTLLAPIFTPLLMLLLANQWLPVEPWSLFLSIVQVVIVPIVLGILVKRFFPVAVKKATPALPAVSVLAIIIIVAGIIANGADQLFAVPIIFLAVMLHNLAGLALGYLAARLLRQDEARCRAISVEVGMQNSGLAVALATAHFNPIAALPGAIFSVWHNISGSLLASYWGKKPEKKIHPSQVPG; this is translated from the coding sequence TTGTCGCCCTTCTTCTCCGTACTCCGTTTGATCGACCGTTACTTCATCCTCTGGTTGCTGATCGTCTCATGCATCGCCTATTTCTTTCCGTCCCCCTTCACCGGGATCAGTCCGTGGATCCCGCTCCTGTTGGGAGTCGTCATGTTCGGTATGGGAACCACCCTTTCGGCCGGCGATTTCCGCCTCATCCTGAAGCAGCCCGTTCCGGTTCTGATCGGCATCGCCGCCCAATACATCATCATGCCCGGAACGGCCTTTCTGATCGCCTTGCTCTTCCGGTTGCCCCCGGATTTGGCCGCGGGAATGATTCTGGTGGGAGCCAGCCCCGGCGGAACCGCCTCCAACGTCATCGTTTACCTGTCCAAGGGAGACGTGCCCCTTTCGGTCACCATGACGACCGTCTCCACGCTGTTGGCTCCCATTTTCACTCCGCTGTTGATGCTGCTCTTGGCCAACCAGTGGTTGCCCGTTGAACCCTGGTCGCTGTTTCTGTCCATCGTGCAGGTGGTGATTGTCCCCATCGTCCTGGGGATACTGGTCAAACGCTTTTTCCCGGTCGCCGTGAAGAAGGCGACACCCGCCCTGCCGGCTGTCTCCGTCCTCGCCATCATCATCATCGTCGCCGGCATCATCGCAAACGGCGCCGATCAGCTGTTTGCCGTCCCGATCATCTTCCTGGCGGTGATGCTGCACAACCTGGCCGGCCTGGCCCTGGGGTACCTCGCCGCCCGCCTCCTCAGGCAGGACGAGGCGCGCTGCCGGGCCATCTCGGTGGAAGTGGGAATGCAGAATTCCGGTTTGGCCGTCGCCCTGGCCACCGCCCATTTCAATCCGATCGCCGCCCTGCCCGGCGCCATCTTCAGCGTCTGGCACAATATCTCCGGTTCCCTTTTGGCCTCTTATTGGGGCAAAAAGCCCGAAAAAAAGATCCACCCCTCCCAGGTTCCCGGCTGA
- a CDS encoding DUF2178 domain-containing protein has translation MRREWLYALLGLGAGTAIGMLITNRFEWISFVSLAILVLIYFFLKHLRRKKTGTPDTDERIRQNAQRAALYTLLVLIGIGVLVLALTTSPGQQIPVEYIAVYCLFGLFTLSAVLAIVKRR, from the coding sequence ATGAGGCGCGAGTGGTTATACGCCCTATTGGGGCTTGGTGCGGGAACCGCCATCGGCATGTTGATCACAAACCGATTCGAATGGATCTCCTTCGTCAGCTTGGCAATCCTGGTATTGATTTATTTCTTCCTGAAACATTTGCGCAGAAAAAAAACCGGAACCCCCGATACCGACGAGCGGATCCGGCAAAATGCGCAGCGGGCAGCCCTCTACACCCTTCTCGTCCTGATCGGCATCGGCGTGCTGGTGCTCGCCTTGACGACATCTCCCGGACAACAGATCCCTGTGGAATATATTGCTGTTTATTGCCTGTTCGGTTTGTTCACCCTGTCGGCGGTGCTGGCCATCGTGAAGCGAAGATAG